The following is a genomic window from Streptomyces lincolnensis.
CAGCTTGGTGCCGTGGTAGCGGTCGGCCACCCCGAAGCGGCGCTCGGCGGCCTTGAGGAGCTTGTTCTCCTCGAACTCCTCGTCCTCCTCGCCGGCGCGGGCCTCCTGGATGAGCTTCCAGGCGGTCCAGATCAGGAAGGCGCCGAAGAGGTAGAAGACCCAGGCGAAGCTGGCGAGGATGGCGGCACCGGCGGCGATGAAGATCGCCCGCAGCACCAGGGCTATGAGGACACCGATCAGCAGCACGCGCTGCTGGTACTGGGACGGCACCGCGAACTTCGCCATGATCAGGACGAAGACGAAGAGGTTGTCCACGCTCAGCGACTTCTCGGTGATGAAGCCGGCGAAGAACTCACCTCCGGCCTGTCCGCCGCCGAAGATGAACAGACCGAGACCGAAGAGGCCGGCCAGGGCGATCCAGACGCCTGTCCAGATGCCCGCTTCCTTGATGGACACGTCGTGCGGCTTGCGACCGATGAAGAAGTCGACGGCGATCAGGGCGGCGAGGCCCACGATCGTGAGAACCCACAGGGTGGGGGAAACTTCCACTGCTGCCTCCGGCAGTACGTAACGGCAAGTAACCAGCGTCGTTGCGCTGCCGGAGGTCTCTTCCACCCAGGGTGGGCCGACGCCCCGGGATCATCAGGTCTGATCCGTATTGACGGGTACGCCGCATCGACAGGGAGTACTCCCCTCCGTACGAACAACGGTACCCCAATCACCAAGGAAAGGTAAAGTGATTGGTAAAGTAAATACCAAATAAGCAGGTGGGAGTGGCTTTACCCGCGCTTGACGAATGGGCCGGACGGGTCACCTGTTCCAGGATCGACGGGCCGCCACGACCTGGGCGAGCACCCGCTGGAGCACCTGGCTGCCGGGCGGCACGAGGGGCGGTTCGTACGTCCAGGCGTGCCCGACCCAGGGGTCGGCGAGGTGGTCGTCGGGCACCGGTGTGAGCCGCATCAGGGAGCGCCACAGCGGGTCCAGCAACGGACCGTAGGCGGAGGCCTCCTCGCGGTCCGCGACCATCATCAGGTGGACGCCGACGACGGGGCCCTCGTCCGCGAGGTAGCGCAGCTGAGTGACGGCACGGTCGTCGAAGCCGTGCGGGAAGTCGTTGACGATCAGCAACTGCTGGGCCGTGTCGAGATCGGGCGGCAGCGAGTCGGCCGCTCCGGCGCGCACCGCCATCTGTACGAGGTCGACGCGCTCCGTGAGCCGGCCCAGGATGTCCGTCACGCCCGCCGCTCCGAGCGCGGGAGGGCCCGCGAGGGCGCCGGTCTGCACCAGCGGGGCCAGTGTCTGTGCGCCCGACCCGGCGGGGTCGACGACATGCACGGTGAACTCGCCCGGCGGATGCACCGCCAGGAGCCGGGCCGCGTGCGCCACCGCGGTCTCCATCGCCAGGCGCCGCAGATCGTGGGTGTCGGTGTAGGAGCCGTCGACCGCCCCGCCCTGCCCGCTGTCGATCCACAGGCCGCGTTCCAGCGGGAGCCGGACCAGCATCGGTATGTGCAGCGAGGCGGCCTCGGGCAGCTGGAGGTCGCCGAGGCGCAGGGCCATGGGCATCTCCGTCGGCACCCGGTAGCCGTGCCACACGGGGGCGTCCCAGCGGGCGTAGGCCGGCGGGAGCGCGGGCTCCACGACCTCGGCCTCGGCGGTGAGCTGGACGAGGTCCCGGTCGAGGGCCTCCCTGGCCCGGTCGACGAGCTGCGCGTGCTTGGCGCGGGCCGCCTCGCGCGCAGCGTCGCCCTGTCCCCCGAGCCGGCTGCGCGGGTCGGACAGTACCTGGTCGAGTTCCTTCTCCATACGCGAGTCGGCGAAGTCGACGGCGCTTCGGTACGCGGCCGTGGTGCGGGCCAGGTCCTCGAACATGCCCCACACCTGGTTATAGAGCCGCTCGTCCATCGTCCAGCCGGTGGCGTCACCGGCGACCGGCCGCCCGGGCTGCCCGGACGGGCCGGGGGGCGCGGTCGGCGGGGGCGGAGGCGGGGCGGCGTGCTGCCGCCGCGGGTGGGTGTAGTCGACCGGTCCACTCGCGCCGGGGCCGGCGGGCCGGGTGCCGGAGGAGGGGTCCACGGGGCCCTGGGGCCCGGGCTGGGATGCCGCGGCGGAGGGGGTGACTGGCGCGTCGTAGGGGGAGGCGGGCTGCTGCGGTGCCGCGGCCGCCGGGGCGCCCTGGGGGCCGTAGGGCGAGGTGGGCCGGGGCGGTGTGTCGGGGGTTCCGGGGCCGTACGTCGGCCACGCGGGTGTGGGGCTCTGAGGCGTCGGGCCGCCCTGGTCGGGGCCGGATGCCGGGGTGGCCGTCTGTCGGGAGCGGTCGGCGTCGGCGCGGGGCGGTGGGGCGGAGATCGAGCGGGCCAGACCCTGGGCCACCGCTTCGTTGATGCCGCTCGCGAGCTGGTGCGCCTGGGGCAGGCCCTGGTCGGTCAGGAGTTCGGCGAGGCCGCCCGCGTAGCCCTGGCCGACGGCGCGCATCTTCCAGGCGCCCTGTCGGCGGTACAGCTCCAGCGCGACGACGGCCGTCTCGGCGTCCAGGCCGGTGATCGTGTAACTGGCGACCTCGGTGCCGTCGAGGCCGGTGACCGCGACGAACGGGGCGGCGACGGCCCCGAAGCGCGCGGCGCCCCCGGTGCCCGGGGCGGGCAGGGCGAGCAGCACGCCGATCCGGTGCGCGGCCTCGGGCATGGCGTCGAGATCGACGGCGAGGCGGTGCTCGGCCGCCGCCTGCCGGGAGACCTCGAGTCCGGGGAGGGTGGGCGCGCCCGGATGGGCGACCCACTCGACCCCGGGCACCCTGCCGTGCTCGTCGCCGATCGTGGCCCCGGCCACGACGGGCGTGCCGGCCGAGACCCGGATCTCCAGACGGGCTTGGGAGAGCGGGTGGTTCTGCCCCCGCACCAGCTCGGCCGTCATGCGCCTTCGTCCCCCGTGTCGATGTGTCGTGTGCTGCGCGGCCGCCCTACAGGTGCGGAAGGATCGCCGGCATCAGGTCCTGGAAGGTACGCCCGTTGGCCTGGGAGCCGAGGGCCGTCATCGTCCAGCCCGGGCCGGTGCGGTGCACCTTGGCCATGATCTGGGCCGTGTAGGAGCCGCCGCCCGCCAGCGTGTAGCGGGCGAGTTCCTGGCCGTTGGTCTCGTCGACCAGACGGCAGAACGCGTTCTGCACTTCCTGGAAGGTCTGGCCCGTGAAGGAGTTCACGGTGAAGACGATCTGGTCGATGTGGACCGGGATACGCGCGAGGTCGACGAGGATCGCCTCGTCGTCGCCGCCCTGGCCGACACCGCCGACGAGGTTGTCACCGGTGTGGCGCACCGAGCCGTCGTCGCTCACCAGGTGGCGGAAGAAGACCACGTCGACCGGCTGCTTGTCCGCGAACAGGACGGCCGAGGCGTCGAGGTCGATCTCCCGGGTGCGTGAGCCGAAGAGGCCGCGCCGGGGGGCGGCCTGCCAGCCGAGACCCATACGCACCGCGGTCAGACTGCCTCCGTCGCCCTTCTGGAGACTGATGGCCTGACCTTTGGTCATGTTGACGCTCACGCGGTGATCCCCTCTCACTGTCCCCTGTTGCCGCGGCGCCCGCGGTTGTCCAGAACCCTACGCAGGACCACTGACAGTGACGTACCCCCGTCCGTACTTTGTGTCGGTCTTGCAACACAGCGCGTGCCTGGTGGCCCGGTGCCGCGGACCGGGCCGTCAGCGCGGGGTCGGACGGGGGGAGGGTCAGGCCAGGCCCGCCTCCTTCATCTGACGCAGTTCCTTCTTCATCTCGGAGACCTCGTCGCGCAGTCGGGCCGCGACCTCGAACTGGAGGTCGGCGGCCGCGGCGCGCATGCGCTGCGTCATCTCCTCGATCTGCCCGGTGAGTTCGGCGACGGGGCGGTCCGTTGGAACGGTCTCCTTGCCCTTCGCCGTCTTGGCGCCCTTGGCCGCCTTGCCGCCGAGGGCGGGCACCGGGGCCTTGGCTCCCTTGCCGTCCTGGGACTTGCGGTAGCCGGAGCCCAGCAGCTGCTCCGTGTCGACGTCCTCGCGGGCGATCTGCGCCACGATGTCGTTGATCTTCTTGCGCAGCGGCTGGGGGTCGAGGCCCCGCTCCGTGTTGTAGGCGATCTGCTTCTCCCGGCGGCGGTTGGTCTCGTCGATGGCCTTCTCCATCGCCGGGGTGATCTTGTCGGCGTACATGTGGACCTGGCCGGAGACGTTGCGCGCCGCGCGGCCGATGGTCTGGATCAGGGAGGTGCCCGAGCGCAGGAAGCCCTCCTTGTCGGCGTCGAGGATCGCCACCAGCGACACCTCGGGCAGGTCGAGGCCCTCGCGCAGCAGGTTGATGCCGACCAGGACGTCGAACTCGCCGGAGCGGAGCTCGCGCAGCAGCTCGATGCGGCGCAGTGTGTCGACGTCGCTGTGCAGGTAGCGGACCTGGATGCCGAGTTCCAGGAAGTAGTCGGTGAGGTCCTCGGACATCTTCTTGGTGAGGGTGGTGACCAGGATGCGCTCGTCCTTCTCGGTGCGCGTGCGGATCTCGTGCACCAGGTCGTCGATCTGGCCCTCGGTGGGCTTGACCACGACCTCGGGGTCGACCAGGCCGGTCGGGCGGATGATCTGCTCGACGACGCCGTCCCCGCGGGAGAGCTCGTACTTGCCGGGGGTGGCCGACAGGTAGACGGTCTGGCCGATGCGCTCGGTGAACTCCTCCCACTTCAGGGGGCGGTTGTCCAGGGCGGAGGGGAGGCGGAAGCCGTGGTCGACGAGGGTGCGCTTGCGGGAGGCGTCGCCCTCGTACATGGCGCCGATCTGGGGCACGGTCACGTGCGACTCGTCGATGACGAGCAGGAAGTCGTCCGGGAAGTAGTCCAGCAGGGTGTTCGGCGGCGAGCCGGGCGAGCGGCCGTCGAAGTGCATCGAGTAGTTCTCGACGCCGGAGCAGGAACCGATCTGGCGGAGCATCTCCAGGTCGTACGTGGTGCGCATGCGCAGGCGCTGGGCCTCCAGGAGCTTGCCCTGCTTCTCCAGCTCGGCCAGGCGTTCTCCCAGCTCCTTCTCGATGTCGTTGACGGCCCGCTCCAAGCGCTCGGGACCCGCGACGTAGTGGGAGGCCGGGAAGACGTACAGCTGGTGGTCGTCGCTGATGATCTCGCCGGTGAGGGGATGCAGGGTCGACAGGGCCTCGATCTCGTCGCCGAACATCTCGATGCGGACGGCGAGTTCCTCGTAGACCGGGAAGATCTCGATGGTGTCGCCGCGGACGCGGAAGGTGCCGCGGGTGAAGGCCAGGTCGTTGCGCGTGTACTGGATGTCCACGAAGCGGCGCAGCAGCTGGTCGCGGTCGATCTCGTCGCCGACCTTGAGGGGGACCATGCGGTCCACGTACTCCTGGGGAGTGCCGAGGCCGTAGATGCAGGAGACGGAGGCGACCACGACGACGTCGCGGCGGGTGAGCAGCGAGTTGGTCGCGGAGTGGCGCAGGCGCTCCACCTCCTCGTTGATGGAGGAGTCCTTCTCGATGTAGGTGTCCGACTGCGGGACGTACGCCTCGGGCTGGTAGTAGTCGTAGTACGAGACGAAGTACTCGACCGCGTTGTTCGGCAGGAGCTCGCGGAACTCGTTCGCCAGCTGGGCGGCCAGGGTCTTGTTCGGCGCCATCACCAGGGTGGGGCGCTGGAGCTTCTCGATCATCCACGCCGTGGTGGCGGACTTGCCGGTGCCGGTCGCGCCGAGCAGGACGACGTCCTTCTCACCTGCCTCGACACGCTTGGCCAGCTCGGCGATGGCCGCCGGCTGGTCACCGCTGGGCTGGTAGGGGCTGACGACCTCGAAGGGCGCCACCGTGCGTTCGATCTTGGAAACTGGCCGCATGGAATCCACGGTACGACCCACCACTGACAACGCGGCGGGATCGGCGGTTTCGCGGGGTTGCGGAGTGCTTGGGCGAGGCGGGTGATGGGGCCCCTGGGGGCGGGCGCACGCTTGGGGACCGGCTGGGATCGGCGGTCCTTGCGGACGGTGCGGGTCTGCCGCAGACCGGGCCGGGGCCGAGTGGACCCACGCGGCGGTGCGGGCGTGCGGTCGGAGCGGCCCGGGCTCAGCGAACCTGCGAGGTCGGGCGCACTTCGCAGAGCGAGTCCCGTTCAGCGCGCCTACGCGGCGGGGGTGGGTCGGGCGGGGGCCGGCTGGGCTCAGCAGCGTGTGGGCCTGCGGTGGAGGAGCCGGGCTCAGCGGACCTGCGAGGTCGGGCGGGCGCTGCGCAGAGCGGGCCCGGTTCAGTGGGCCTGCGCGGCCGTGCGTCGCCGCGGCGGCGTGGCCCGAGCTCAGCGGTTCTGTGGCGTGCGGGAGCGTTGGTGGCCCGAGTGGCGGCGGCTGCGCAGGACGAGGCGGCGGCTCGGGGGGTGGGCGACGAGTTCGCGTGCGGGGACGCCCGGCTTGTTCTCCACGGGCGTCCAGACCGGCTTCCCCATGACCATCAGCGGGTCGAACACCACCACGACACCGGCCAGGAGCAGGAAGGCCAGCGGGCCGATCATCAGGGGCGCCAGCAAAGACGCGGCGGAGTCACCGGTGATGGGGGCCGCGGTGCCGTGGACGTGGACGCTGAGGGCGGCCATGCCCGTGTAGTGCATGCCGGTGACGGCGAGCCCCATGATGAGGCTCGCGCCCACGCTCCACAGGAACCCTCGGACCTGCCCGGCGGCCCACAGCGCGACGGTGGCGGCGGCGACGGCTATGACGACGGAGACGGCGACGGTGACGGTGTTGTACTCCAGCTTGCCGTTGAGACGCATTCCGGCCATGCCCAGATAGTGCATGGAGGCGATTCCCAGACCGGTGATGGCACCCCCGGTCATCAGGGCCGTTCCCTTCGCCCCCCGGTAACCGACGATGAAGATCCCGATGCCGACCATGACGATGGCGACGCCCAGGCTCGCGAAGGTCATCGATCTGTCGTAGTGGATCGGCGCCTGCTCGACCTTGAAGCCCATCATCGCGACGAAGTGCATGGTCCATATGCCGGAGCCGATCGCGGCCGAACCGAGGGCCAGCCAGCCGGGACGCCAGGAATTGCTGACGAGCATGGACCGGGTCGTGCAGCGCAGACCCAGGGCACCGCCGAGGCAGGCCATGAGGTAGGCCACCAGCGGTGTGACGAGTCCGTAGCTGAATCCGTCGACCGTGCCTTGCATGCGCGGCTGCCCTTCCGCCTTCTTACGCCCCGGAATTTCCTGATGTGCACCCCTCCCCAGGACCGCCCGAGCGGTCAGGGCTGAGGCAGAGAGTATGACCCCCACCGGAATGGTCGAACGATTTTCCGGCAAAGAAACACGCCCTTGCCCCAGTTGTGCGGCACCAGTGAGCGGACTTGGGGCGAGTCCATTCAACTTGTGGCCATTCTGCACCCCCCTGGTGGTCACCCTCTGCTGTCACAGTTGAGCTGTCCGTGATGCTCGACGCGAGGAGAACGCATGCACGCGCGCGCAGTTGCCGCCACGACCACCGCGCTCCTGGGGACCACCGCCTTCCTGCCTCCCTCCTTCGACGCCCGGGCCGACGCGGCCACCGACCGCCCGACGGTCATCGCCCACCGCGGCGCCTCCGCGTACGCCCCCGAGAACACGCTGGCCGCCGTGGACAAGGCCGCCGAGCTGGGCGTCGACTGGGTCGAGAACGACGTCCAGCGCACCAAGGACGGCGAGCTCGTCGTCCTGCACGACGACAGCCTGCGGCGCACCACCGACGTCGAGCAGGTCTTCCCCGGGCGGGCACCGTGGAAGGTGAAGGACTTCACGGCCGCCGAGATCGCGCGTCTCGACGCGGGGAGCTGGTTCGGCGCCGCGTACGCGGGCGCGCGCGTGCCGACGCTCCAGCAGTACGTGCACCGTGTCGAGCTGCACCACCAGAAGCTGCTCCTGGAGATCAAGAACCCGGATCTGTATCCGGGCATCGAGCGGCAGACCCTGAAGGTCCTCAGCAACGAGGGCTGGCTCGACCAGGGGCATGTCGTGGACCGGCTGATCGTGCAGAGCTTCAGCGCGGCCAGCGTACGGACGGTGCACAAGCTCAAGCCCGGGGTCAGGACCGGTTTCCTGGGCACGCCGCGCGTGGCCGACCTGCCCGAGTACGCCACCTTCGCCGACCAGATCAACCCCTCGTACAGCACGATCTCCACCGGATACGTCGCCGGCGTCCAGGCCTTCACCGGACCGCACGGCAGGCCGCTGGAGGTCTTCACCTGGACCGTCAACAGCGCCAACACCGCCCGACGGGTCGCCGGCCACGGCGTGGACGGCATCATCACCAACGCACCCGACGTGGTGCGCGACGCGCTGCCGTCGTCCTGAGCCCCGCCCCCCCCGGGGAGCCGGTGGAAGCCCGCTTCCACCGACTCCCCGAGCGTTGTCAGTGGTGGGTCGTACGGTGGAGCGCATGAACAGCGAAGGGCAGTACGAGCAGCAGGTCGTGTGGACCGTCCTCGCCACCGACATCGGTCCGCTGCTGCTGGCCGCGACCCGCGAGGGCCTGGTCAACGTCGTGTTCCACGCCACGGACCCGGTCCGCGACAAGGCGCTCGACCGGCTCGCCTCACGTCTGGGCGGCGAGCCCGTGGAGGCTCCCGCATCCCCTCTACTGGCCGAGGCGATACGGCAGCTGGAGACGTACTTCGCCGGTGAGCGGCGTGCCTTCGAGCTGCCCCTGGACTGGTCGCTGATCTCCGGCTTCAACCGCCAGGTGCTGCGCGAGCTGGCGTCCGGCGTGCCCTACGGCTCGGTCGTGGGATACGGCGATCTGGCCGGCCGGGTCGGCCAGCCGGGTGCGGCCCAGGCCGTGGGCATGGCGATGGGCGCCAACCCGCTGCCGGTCGTCGTGCCCTGCCACCGGGTCGTCGAGAGCGACGGCGGCATCGGCGGCTTCGGCGGCGGGCTGGAGACCAAGCGGAAGCTGCTGGCCCTGGAGGGCGTGCTGCCCGAGCCCCTGTTCTGAGCCGCGGCCGTGGTTCCCGGCCCTCCGGTCCGCGCGCGACGGCTGGCCGGAAGTGCGGGGCGGTAGCAGACTCCGCCATGCGCACAGCCGCTCGCATCCGAAGGGCATCCGGCAGACCCGGATCCGAAGGGACGGCGATCACGCATGAGCGAAAACAGGGGAGTCGCATATCTCAAGCCGGGCGCGGTGGAGATCAGGACCATCGATCGCCCCACGCTCGAACTCCAGGACGGGCCGGGGGTCGCTCCCGAGAACGTCGGCAGGAAGTGCCGGCACGGAGTGATCCTCAAAGTGCTCGCCACCAACATCTGCGGCAGCGACCAGCACATGGTGCGGGGGCGGACCACCGCGCCCGAGGGTCTGGTCCTCGGCCACGAGATCACCGGAGAGGTCGTCGAACGGGGCCCGGACGTCGAGTTCGTCGAGGTCGGCGACATCGTCTCCGTACCGTTCAACATCGCCTGCGGGCGGTGCCGCAACTGCAAGGAACGCAAGACGGGCATCTGTCTGAACGTCAATCCGTCCCGCCCCGGTGCCGCCTACGGCTATGTCGACATGGGCGGCTGGGTCGGCGGTCAGGCCGAGTACGCCATGGTCCCGTACGCGGACTTCAACCTGCTGAGGTTCCCGGACCGCGACGAGGCCCGCGAGAAGCTGCTCGATCTGACCATGCTGTCGGACATCTTCCCGACCGGTTTCCACGGTGTGGTCAGTTCGGGGGCCGGCGTCGGGTCGACGGTGTACGTCGCCGGTGCGGGACCGGTCGGTCTCGCGGCGGCCGCTTCGGCGCAGCTGCTGGGCGCGGCCGTGGTCATCGTCGGCGACCTCAACGCCGAACGGCTCGCCCAGGCACGGAGTTTCGGCTGCGAGACCGTCGACGTGTCCCAGGGTGGCGTCGAGGAGCAGATCGCGCAGATCCTCGGTGAGCCCGAGGTGGACGCCGCTGTCGACGCGGTCGGCTTCGAGGCCCGGGCGCACGGCAGGGACGCCCCGGAGGCGCCCGCCACCGTCCTGAACTCGCTGATGGGCCTCACGCGCGCGGGCGGTGCCCTGGGCATCCCCGGCCTGTACGTCACGGACGATCCGGGAGGTGTCGACGAGGACGCCAGGAGCGGCACGCTGAAGGTGCGGCTCGGACTCGGCTGGGCCAAGAGCCACCGCTTCACGACCGGTCAGTGCCCGGTGATGACGTACAACCGCAACCTGATGATGGCGATCCTGCACGGCCGGGTGCACATCGCCAAGGCGGTCAACGCGACCGTCATCGGGCTGGACGACGCACCGCGCGGCTACGCCGAGTTCGACCAGGGCGCGAGCCGCAAGTACGTGCTCGATCCGCACGGGGCGCTGAAGGGGGTACGGCCGGTCTGACACCCCGTTCTCGTGAGGGGGCCGCGCGGACGCGGCCCCCTCGCCCGCTCAGTCGTAGTGCCGCGCCTCGAAGACGTTGCCGTCGGGATCGCGGAAGTAGAAGCTGCGGCGGGCCATGCCCCGGGCGCCGAAGGAGTCGTAGGAGATCTCCGAGACGGGGACCGAGCGTTCCTCCAGGCGGGCGCGCAGCGCCTCGAAGCCGTCGCCGGGCAGGGCCAGGCAGACGTGGTTGACCGGGTGGCCCGCGCTCCGGGCCGCGTCCGGGACCATCGTCATGCGCTCCGCCATGGTGAGCGGCATGAGGTCGAGGATGGTCTCGTCGTTGAGCCGTACGGAGGGGAAGGGCACCGCTCCCGCGGCGAAGTCGGTGATCCTCAGGGGTTCCATGCCGACCGCCTTCTCGTAGAAGTCGGCCGACGCCAGCGGGTCGCCCACCCAGAGGACGACGTGGTCGAGACGTGTCGTGTTGTCCGTCATGTGGCCAGGCTGGTGGTGTCCCCCACACCCCGCAAGTGTTTGACGGCGGGCGCCGCCCGCCAGAGATGAGGGAAGACCCACCGACAGGAGGCAGGCACGTGGTGCTGGTGTTGTCCGAGGAAGTGCGCGACGCGATCGACGCGCGTCGACCCGTCGTGGCCCTGGAGTCCACGATCATCGCGCACGGGCTGCCGCGCCCGCGCAACCTCCAGGTGGCACTGGAGCTGGAGGACGTCGTACGGCAGGAGGGCGCCGTCCCCGCGACGATCGCCGTGCTGGACGGGCGTCCGCATGTCGGCCTGGACAAGGAGCAGTTGGAGCGGGTCGCGAACGAGGACGGCATCCGCAAGCTGGGCCACCGGGACCTGCCGCTCGCGGTGGCGTCCGGGGCGAGCGGTGCGACCACGGTGTCCGCGACGGCACAGCTGGCGGCGCTGGCCGGCGTGCGGGTGTTCGCGACCGGCGGTCTCGGCGGGGTGCACCGGGAGTGGACGGTGACGCAGGACGAGTCGGCCGACCTCGGACTGCTGGCGCGCACCCGGATCACCGTGGTGTGCGCGGGCGTGAAGTCCATCCTGGACGTGCCCGCGACCCTGCAACGGCTGGAGACACTGGGCGTCGCGGTGGCCGGGTACGGCACCGACCGGTTCCCCGGCTTCTACCTGTCCGACTCGGGACATCCCGTGGAGTGGACGCTGGACTCCCCGCAGCAGGTGTCCGACGTGATGCGGGCGCAGGACACGCTCGACGGTCCCGCGTCGTCACTGATCGTCGCCAATCCGGTGCCCGAGGCCGAGCAGCTGGATCCCGAGCTGCACGCGCGCGTGCTGGCCGACGCGCTGCACGCGTGCGAGGAGGCGGGGGTCACCGGCCAGGGAGTGACGCCGTTCCTGCTGAACTACCTGGTGCAGCACACCGACGGAGCCTCCCTGAGCGCCAATCTGGCGGCCGTGCGGGGCAACGTACGGCTGGCGGGACGGATCGCGGCGGCCTGGGCCCGGGCGTGACGGCGGAGCGCCCCCGGCACGAGGCGGCCGACGTGGCGGACGGTCGGCGGGGCCACACGCCTCCCGCGGGGGCGCTGCTGGTCGTCGGGGACGTCGTCACGGACGTCGTGGCCCGGCCCCGGGGGCCGCTCGCCACCGGTACGGACACGGTCGCGACGATCCGGACGGTGCCGGGCGGCGCGGGCGCCAACGTGGCGTGCTGGGCCGCGCGGGACGACCGGGTGGAGGTACGGCTGCTCGGCCGGGTGGGCACGGACGCGGCCGTCTGGCACGAGCGGGAGCTCGTCGCCCGTGGTGTACGGGCCCGGCTCGTCGTGGACGAGGAGGCGCCGACCGCCACGGTGATCTGCCTGGTCGACGCGGATGCGGCGGCCGAGCGGACGTTCCTCACCGACAGCGGTGCCTCGTTGCGGCTCTCGCCGGACGACTGGTCGGACGCGCTGCTCGACGGGGTCGCCCGGCTGCACCTGTCGGGGTATCTGCTGTTCTCGGAACCGAGCCGTGCGCTGGTGACGGTGGCCCTGGCGGCGGCACGCGCGCGTGGGGTGCCGGTGAGCCTGGATCCGGCGTCGGCCGGTTTCCTCGTGGAGTTGGGGGTGGACCGTTTCCTGGCGCTCGCCGAGGGCGTGGACGTGCTGCTGCCCAGCCGCGACGAGGCGTGCCTGCTCACCGGTCTGCCCGACCCGGCGGACGCGGCGGCCAAGCTGAGCCACCACGTCCCGCTGGTGGTCGCCAAGCAGGGTGTGGAGGGTGCGCTGGTGGCCCGTTCCGGCACCGTGATCGCCCACGTGCCCGCCGTACCGGCGACGCCCCGGGACACCACCGGGGCCGGCGACGCCTTCACGGGCGCCTTCCTCGCCGCCCTGCTCGCGGGTGCCGGAGCCGAGGAGGCGGCGGCGGAGGGGTGTCGGGCGGGGGCCTCGGCGGTGGAGCGGGTGGGAGGCCGTCCACCGGTGCGGGGCTGACGGGCACGGTCACCGGCCTCCGTCGCCCCTTCACGCCTCACTCAGCCTTTCCGCTCCCCTCTTCTACGCGCGCACGCCCACGCCCTACCCCTTGCGCCCCCACGCCGAGATCATCGGAGCGGTGGCCAGGTCCATGCCGCCGGCCGCGATGTTCGCGAGGTGGCGGTCGATGTCCTGGTCCGTGGCGTGCCCGGCGGCGACGAGTTGGTCGCGGATCTGGCGGACGGTGGCGGCCTCCAGGGCGGTGCAGGCAGGCGAGGTGACCGGGAAGTAGGCGTCGGCCTCGACCTGGCGCAGACCGGCCTCGCGGAGCAGGCGGGGCAGCCTGCGCCCGTAGGCGAGGTCGGCGCCGCGGTCGGCGAGCAACTGTCGGAAGCCCTGCCGCAGCCGGTTCGCCAGCTGCTGTTCGGGACCGTGCTCATCGGGACAGAGCAGGGGCTGGAGGGCGGGGTCGGCGTCCTCGACGAGGAGCCGTCCACCGGGTCGCAGGGCCCTGACCATCGACCGCAACGCGTTCTCCCGGTCCGGCACATGGACCAGCACCAGCCGGGCGTGGACCAGGTCGAAGCCCTCCCCCGGCGGCTCGTCGGCCCCGACGTCGTGGACGCGGACCTGGACCGGCGGCCGGGCCGCCGCGGCGACCCGTGAGGTGTCGATGTCGGTGGCCACGACCCGTCCGGTCGGGCCGACCTTCTTGGCCAGCCAGGACACCACGGAGGTACCGCCCGCACCGACCTCCCAGCAGCGCCAGCCCGGTCCGATGCCGAAGCCTTCGAGGTGCCGGAAGGTCGTGGGGTCGAAGAGTGCGGCGAAGGCGTCGAAACGTTCCCCCGCCTCGGTCTGCCGGTTGTCGAGGAGGTATCCGTCGGTTCG
Proteins encoded in this region:
- a CDS encoding TerC/Alx family metal homeostasis membrane protein; this encodes MEVSPTLWVLTIVGLAALIAVDFFIGRKPHDVSIKEAGIWTGVWIALAGLFGLGLFIFGGGQAGGEFFAGFITEKSLSVDNLFVFVLIMAKFAVPSQYQQRVLLIGVLIALVLRAIFIAAGAAILASFAWVFYLFGAFLIWTAWKLIQEARAGEEDEEFEENKLLKAAERRFGVADRYHGTKLWIEENGKRIMTPMLVVMLAIGTTDVLFALDSIPAIFGLTQDPYIVFTANAFALMGLRQLYFLIGGLLRKLVHLSYGLSIILGFIGVKLVLHALHESGVHVPEISIPVSLGVICSVLIVTTITSLRASKKQAAAEAAQTKSEGAPKDSIEA
- a CDS encoding TerD family protein, with translation MSVNMTKGQAISLQKGDGGSLTAVRMGLGWQAAPRRGLFGSRTREIDLDASAVLFADKQPVDVVFFRHLVSDDGSVRHTGDNLVGGVGQGGDDEAILVDLARIPVHIDQIVFTVNSFTGQTFQEVQNAFCRLVDETNGQELARYTLAGGGSYTAQIMAKVHRTGPGWTMTALGSQANGRTFQDLMPAILPHL
- a CDS encoding TerD family protein, which encodes MTAELVRGQNHPLSQARLEIRVSAGTPVVAGATIGDEHGRVPGVEWVAHPGAPTLPGLEVSRQAAAEHRLAVDLDAMPEAAHRIGVLLALPAPGTGGAARFGAVAAPFVAVTGLDGTEVASYTITGLDAETAVVALELYRRQGAWKMRAVGQGYAGGLAELLTDQGLPQAHQLASGINEAVAQGLARSISAPPPRADADRSRQTATPASGPDQGGPTPQSPTPAWPTYGPGTPDTPPRPTSPYGPQGAPAAAAPQQPASPYDAPVTPSAAASQPGPQGPVDPSSGTRPAGPGASGPVDYTHPRRQHAAPPPPPPTAPPGPSGQPGRPVAGDATGWTMDERLYNQVWGMFEDLARTTAAYRSAVDFADSRMEKELDQVLSDPRSRLGGQGDAAREAARAKHAQLVDRAREALDRDLVQLTAEAEVVEPALPPAYARWDAPVWHGYRVPTEMPMALRLGDLQLPEAASLHIPMLVRLPLERGLWIDSGQGGAVDGSYTDTHDLRRLAMETAVAHAARLLAVHPPGEFTVHVVDPAGSGAQTLAPLVQTGALAGPPALGAAGVTDILGRLTERVDLVQMAVRAGAADSLPPDLDTAQQLLIVNDFPHGFDDRAVTQLRYLADEGPVVGVHLMMVADREEASAYGPLLDPLWRSLMRLTPVPDDHLADPWVGHAWTYEPPLVPPGSQVLQRVLAQVVAARRSWNR
- a CDS encoding MHYT domain-containing protein — its product is MQGTVDGFSYGLVTPLVAYLMACLGGALGLRCTTRSMLVSNSWRPGWLALGSAAIGSGIWTMHFVAMMGFKVEQAPIHYDRSMTFASLGVAIVMVGIGIFIVGYRGAKGTALMTGGAITGLGIASMHYLGMAGMRLNGKLEYNTVTVAVSVVIAVAAATVALWAAGQVRGFLWSVGASLIMGLAVTGMHYTGMAALSVHVHGTAAPITGDSAASLLAPLMIGPLAFLLLAGVVVVFDPLMVMGKPVWTPVENKPGVPARELVAHPPSRRLVLRSRRHSGHQRSRTPQNR
- the uvrB gene encoding excinuclease ABC subunit UvrB produces the protein MRPVSKIERTVAPFEVVSPYQPSGDQPAAIAELAKRVEAGEKDVVLLGATGTGKSATTAWMIEKLQRPTLVMAPNKTLAAQLANEFRELLPNNAVEYFVSYYDYYQPEAYVPQSDTYIEKDSSINEEVERLRHSATNSLLTRRDVVVVASVSCIYGLGTPQEYVDRMVPLKVGDEIDRDQLLRRFVDIQYTRNDLAFTRGTFRVRGDTIEIFPVYEELAVRIEMFGDEIEALSTLHPLTGEIISDDHQLYVFPASHYVAGPERLERAVNDIEKELGERLAELEKQGKLLEAQRLRMRTTYDLEMLRQIGSCSGVENYSMHFDGRSPGSPPNTLLDYFPDDFLLVIDESHVTVPQIGAMYEGDASRKRTLVDHGFRLPSALDNRPLKWEEFTERIGQTVYLSATPGKYELSRGDGVVEQIIRPTGLVDPEVVVKPTEGQIDDLVHEIRTRTEKDERILVTTLTKKMSEDLTDYFLELGIQVRYLHSDVDTLRRIELLRELRSGEFDVLVGINLLREGLDLPEVSLVAILDADKEGFLRSGTSLIQTIGRAARNVSGQVHMYADKITPAMEKAIDETNRRREKQIAYNTERGLDPQPLRKKINDIVAQIAREDVDTEQLLGSGYRKSQDGKGAKAPVPALGGKAAKGAKTAKGKETVPTDRPVAELTGQIEEMTQRMRAAAADLQFEVAARLRDEVSEMKKELRQMKEAGLA